The following coding sequences lie in one Rutidosis leptorrhynchoides isolate AG116_Rl617_1_P2 chromosome 4, CSIRO_AGI_Rlap_v1, whole genome shotgun sequence genomic window:
- the LOC139840549 gene encoding uncharacterized protein isoform X2: protein MSCSSGKCNCGSSCSCGSSCNCNSCNVEKSTTTMIIVDGVAPRMTFAEETETSFVAESGNGCKCGGNCKCDPCNC from the exons ATGTCTTGCTCAAGTGGAAAGTGCAACTGCGGCTCAAGCTGTTCATGCGGCAGTAGCTGCAACTGCAACTC ATGCAACGTTGAGAAATCAACCACCACCATGATCATCGTCGACGGTGTTGCACCCAGGATGAC CTTCGCCGAGGAAACCGAGACCAGCTTTGTTGCCGAGAGCGGAAACGGGTGCAAGTGTGGAGGAAACTGCAAGTGCGATCCTTGCAACTGCTAA
- the LOC139840549 gene encoding uncharacterized protein isoform X1, translated as MSCSSGKCNCGSSCSCGSSCNCNSCNVEKSTTTMIIVDGVAPRMTFADGTETSFVAESGNGCKCGENCKCDPCNC; from the exons ATGTCTTGCTCAAGTGGAAAGTGCAACTGCGGCTCAAGCTGTTCATGCGGCAGTAGCTGCAACTGCAACTC ATGCAACGTTGAGAAATCAACCACCACCATGATCATCGTCGACGGTGTTGCACCCAGGATGAC CTTCGCCGATGGAACCGAGACCAGCTTTGTTGCCGAGAGCGGAAACGGGTGCAAGTGTGGAGAAAACTGCAAGTGCGATCCTTGCAACTGCTAA